Proteins encoded together in one Pantoea sp. CCBC3-3-1 window:
- a CDS encoding sugar porter family MFS transporter, translated as MSYINNSLSLPQSHKQKVRRMNIFIAFSAGLAGLLFGLDIGVISGALPFITDHFLLNSHQQEWVVSSMMLGAAIGAICNGYVSHRLGRKYSLMIGAMLFIVGSLGSAMSTSLEWLLAFRVLLGIAVGIASYTAPLYLSEMATENIRGKMISMYQLMITVGILLAFLSDTMFSYSGNWRAMLGILALPAIALFVLVVFLPNSPRWLAAKGLHVEAEEVLRMLRDTSEKARQELNEIRESLKMKQGGLSLFRKNDNVRRAVFLGMLLQAMQQFTGMNIIMYYAPQIFKMAGFQSTHEQMMATVVVGLTFMLATFIAVFTVDKAGRKPILKIGFSVMAFATLVLGYCLMKAGEGAVTANLSWVSVGMTMLCIAGYAMSAAPVVWILCSEIQPLKCRDFGITCSTTTNWVANMIIGATFLTLLGSIGAAGTFWLYTGFNLLFIVITIFLVPETKNVTLEHIEKNLMSGSKLRDLGK; from the coding sequence ATGTCGTATATTAACAATAGCTTGAGTTTGCCACAGTCTCATAAGCAAAAAGTTCGTCGTATGAACATTTTCATCGCGTTTTCCGCCGGACTGGCTGGGTTACTTTTTGGGTTGGATATCGGCGTGATTTCAGGGGCGCTGCCTTTTATCACCGATCATTTTTTACTGAACAGTCATCAGCAGGAGTGGGTGGTCAGCAGCATGATGCTCGGTGCTGCCATTGGAGCAATCTGTAACGGCTATGTCTCCCACCGGCTGGGGCGTAAATACAGCCTGATGATTGGCGCGATGCTGTTTATCGTCGGTTCGCTGGGGTCGGCGATGTCGACCAGTCTGGAATGGCTGCTGGCTTTTCGCGTGCTGCTTGGCATTGCTGTGGGTATCGCTTCTTATACCGCGCCGCTTTATCTCTCTGAAATGGCAACAGAAAATATCCGTGGCAAGATGATCAGCATGTATCAACTGATGATCACCGTCGGCATCCTGCTGGCGTTCCTGTCGGATACGATGTTCAGCTACAGCGGCAACTGGCGAGCCATGCTGGGCATTCTGGCGCTGCCCGCTATCGCTCTGTTTGTGCTGGTGGTATTTCTGCCTAACAGCCCACGCTGGCTGGCGGCAAAAGGTCTGCATGTCGAAGCGGAAGAGGTCCTGCGGATGCTGCGCGATACCTCTGAAAAAGCCAGACAGGAGCTAAATGAAATCCGTGAAAGCCTGAAGATGAAACAGGGTGGGCTGTCGCTGTTCAGAAAAAACGATAACGTTCGACGGGCCGTTTTTCTTGGCATGCTGTTGCAGGCGATGCAGCAATTTACCGGCATGAACATCATCATGTATTACGCGCCGCAGATTTTTAAGATGGCCGGTTTTCAGAGTACGCATGAACAAATGATGGCGACGGTAGTCGTAGGCTTAACCTTTATGCTTGCGACGTTTATCGCTGTCTTTACCGTGGATAAGGCGGGCCGTAAACCCATTTTGAAAATCGGCTTTTCGGTGATGGCGTTCGCCACGCTGGTATTGGGATATTGCCTGATGAAAGCGGGTGAAGGCGCGGTCACCGCTAATCTCTCCTGGGTTTCTGTTGGAATGACCATGCTCTGTATCGCTGGCTATGCAATGAGCGCCGCGCCGGTAGTCTGGATCCTCTGTTCTGAAATCCAGCCGCTGAAATGTCGTGATTTTGGTATTACCTGTTCAACCACGACTAACTGGGTCGCGAATATGATTATCGGCGCAACGTTCCTGACGCTATTGGGAAGTATTGGCGCTGCGGGGACTTTCTGGCTCTATACCGGTTTTAATCTGTTGTTCATCGTGATTACGATTTTCCTGGTGCCGGAGACGAAAAACGTCACGCTTGAGCATATTGAAAAAAACCTGATGAGCGGCAGTAAACTGCGGGATTTGGGAAAATAG
- a CDS encoding MFS transporter: protein MKKVLGTFLPLYTTTLLMLLGSGLLTTWVSLRLAHEHVSGALIGGITAANYVGLVIGGKVGHNLIARVGHIRAYVSCAGIITASVLGHGLTDFLPVWVLLRMVIGLCMMCQYMVLESWLNDQAEPGQRGLIFGFYMVATYLGLSSGQIILMAQSDSGLTSLLIVALCFALCLVPIALTTRTNAHPMTPAPMELGYFFRTIPKILVITLATGMAVGAFYGMAPVYTSMLGFSTRQTGLFMAIAIFAGLVSQFPLSLLSDRIDRQRLLFYIALFYALAALPLTLPLHVHFLWITVAAFITSMMQFSLYPLIVAMANDSVVPERRVSLTACLLMAFGIGACIGPMATGAIMQPLGGNMLYLFFALCGVAIAAMSWHRHKVVQENIDTPIPHVAVPDSLSSSPLAVALNPTVTEDEIQATMVNSEEDPPTNG, encoded by the coding sequence ATGAAAAAGGTCCTCGGCACTTTTTTACCGCTGTACACAACCACGCTACTGATGCTGCTCGGCTCGGGCCTGCTAACCACCTGGGTCTCACTGCGGCTGGCTCATGAACATGTTAGCGGCGCGCTGATCGGCGGTATTACGGCGGCTAACTATGTTGGGCTGGTGATTGGCGGCAAGGTTGGGCATAACTTGATCGCGCGTGTCGGCCATATCCGCGCCTATGTTTCCTGCGCGGGTATTATCACCGCCTCGGTTCTGGGGCACGGCCTGACCGATTTTCTTCCGGTTTGGGTTTTGCTCAGAATGGTTATCGGGCTGTGCATGATGTGCCAGTACATGGTGTTGGAAAGCTGGCTGAATGACCAGGCCGAGCCGGGACAGCGCGGACTGATATTCGGTTTTTATATGGTGGCAACCTATCTGGGCCTCTCTTCAGGGCAAATAATCCTGATGGCACAAAGCGATTCCGGCCTCACCAGCCTGTTGATTGTGGCGCTCTGCTTTGCGCTTTGCCTGGTACCCATTGCCCTCACAACCCGCACTAATGCACACCCCATGACGCCAGCGCCGATGGAGTTAGGTTACTTTTTCCGTACCATTCCTAAAATCCTCGTTATTACCCTGGCGACCGGAATGGCCGTGGGTGCCTTTTATGGCATGGCACCGGTTTATACCAGTATGCTGGGGTTCAGCACGCGGCAAACCGGGCTGTTTATGGCCATTGCCATCTTCGCCGGTCTGGTCTCGCAGTTTCCTCTCAGCCTGCTTTCCGATCGCATCGATCGTCAGCGCCTGCTGTTTTATATCGCCCTGTTTTATGCGCTGGCAGCTTTACCGCTGACGCTGCCTTTGCATGTTCATTTTCTGTGGATCACCGTAGCGGCTTTTATTACCAGCATGATGCAGTTTTCGCTTTATCCGCTGATCGTGGCGATGGCTAACGACAGCGTGGTGCCTGAGCGACGCGTGTCTCTCACGGCCTGCCTGCTGATGGCCTTCGGCATCGGTGCCTGTATTGGCCCGATGGCAACGGGCGCCATCATGCAGCCGCTGGGAGGCAATATGCTGTACCTGTTTTTTGCCCTTTGCGGCGTGGCGATTGCCGCAATGAGCTGGCATCGGCATAAAGTCGTTCAGGAAAATATCGATACGCCTATTCCTCACGTTGCGGTCCCGGACAGCCTGAGCAGCTCACCGCTGGCTGTGGCACTGAATCCTACCGTTACTGAAGATGAGATCCAGGCGACAATGGTGAACAGCGAAGAAGACCCCCCTACAAACGGTTAA